A part of Candidatus Stoquefichus sp. SB1 genomic DNA contains:
- a CDS encoding helix-turn-helix domain-containing protein, translating into MIIYDRLWKYLKSKNISQNSLIREYGISTSQLHRLRKNQVVYTSTLDRLCNILECDLFDIVEYIPDNRK; encoded by the coding sequence ATGATTATTTACGATCGTTTATGGAAGTATTTAAAAAGCAAGAACATTTCCCAAAATTCTTTAATAAGAGAATATGGAATTAGCACATCACAGTTACATCGTCTAAGAAAAAATCAAGTTGTATATACATCTACATTAGATAGATTGTGCAATATTTTAGAATGTGATTTATTTGATATTGTAGAATATATTCCAGACAATAGAAAATAA
- a CDS encoding caspase family protein gives MRKALCVGIDNYKKINDLHGCVNDANGVKAALERNGDGTLNFSTKLLCATSEASYITREDLKDAVQNLFRDESEVAVFYYAGHGSYDALGGYLCTSEVEREDQGLSLNDLMGIVSDSPAHNKIVILDSCFSGRVANLKEMQNYSVLHNGTTILAACDENQYSSEENGHGVFTSLLIEALYGGAMNLLGEVSPGSIYSYIDSSLGGWEQRPVFKANIKQFVSLRKNNPPIAIDELRRITEFFKTPYNEYELDPTYEHDKHEADIKDVNLEHEKIFSILQKYVKLNLVIPVNADHMYYAAINHKSCKLTAQGQHYWNLVHKGNI, from the coding sequence ATGAGAAAGGCATTATGTGTTGGAATTGATAACTATAAGAAAATCAACGATTTACATGGATGTGTTAATGATGCGAATGGGGTGAAAGCAGCATTAGAAAGGAATGGTGATGGAACACTAAATTTTTCTACAAAGCTTCTATGTGCAACAAGTGAAGCATCTTATATTACTAGAGAGGATTTGAAAGATGCAGTTCAAAATCTTTTTAGAGATGAATCTGAAGTAGCTGTTTTTTATTATGCTGGGCATGGTTCTTATGATGCACTTGGTGGATATCTATGCACTAGTGAAGTGGAAAGAGAGGATCAAGGATTATCATTAAACGATCTTATGGGGATAGTATCCGACTCACCTGCACATAACAAAATTGTAATACTTGATAGTTGTTTTAGTGGGCGAGTTGCAAATTTGAAAGAAATGCAAAATTATTCGGTGCTACATAATGGAACAACTATTTTAGCAGCATGTGATGAAAATCAGTATTCGTCAGAAGAAAATGGGCATGGTGTTTTTACATCATTGTTGATTGAGGCATTATATGGTGGAGCAATGAATCTGCTTGGCGAGGTTTCTCCTGGTAGTATTTATTCTTATATAGATAGTTCTTTGGGAGGATGGGAACAACGACCTGTGTTTAAGGCAAATATAAAGCAGTTTGTTTCACTTAGAAAAAATAATCCACCAATTGCAATTGATGAGTTGCGTCGCATTACGGAATTTTTTAAAACACCATATAATGAATATGAATTGGATCCCACGTATGAACATGATAAACATGAAGCTGATATTAAGGATGTAAATTTGGAACATGAAAAAATATTTTCTATTTTGCAAAAATATGTGAAGTTAAATTTAGTAATACCAGTAAATGCTGATCACATGTATTATGCAGCAATAAATCATAAATCATGTAAATTAACAGCTCAAGGACAGCATTATTGGAATCTAGTACATAAAGGTAATATTTAA
- a CDS encoding helix-turn-helix domain-containing protein, giving the protein MIVDYKAIGKRIKIARIRKGISQEETAELSSISSRHMSNIETGRTKPSLPTLIAIANALDTSVDYFLCDNVVKSGYVFKEEANKLFSDCDDYEMRIIMNIILATKESLRQEIDIRKRLLEN; this is encoded by the coding sequence ATGATCGTTGATTATAAGGCAATAGGTAAAAGAATTAAAATAGCAAGAATTCGTAAGGGGATTAGTCAGGAAGAAACTGCTGAATTAAGTAGTATTTCATCAAGACATATGAGTAATATAGAGACAGGTAGAACTAAGCCAAGTTTACCAACATTAATTGCTATTGCAAATGCATTAGATACATCAGTAGATTATTTCTTGTGTGATAATGTTGTCAAGTCAGGATATGTGTTTAAAGAGGAAGCAAACAAATTATTTTCGGATTGTGATGATTATGAAATGAGAATAATCATGAATATTATCTTAGCGACTAAAGAATCATTAAGACAAGAAATTGATATTAGAAAGAGATTATTAGA